The following DNA comes from uncultured Acidilobus sp. JCHS.
GTGGGACTACGAGGCCCTGGGCAACCTCTCGGCTGCCCTGCAGGCGTACATGAACGGCAACGACGGCCTGGCAATGTCGTACGTGACGAGCTCACAGGCGCTGGCTGAGAAAGTCCTTCAGTACTCCACGGCGTACTACTTCGGCGTCGGCGCTCCCCTCAGGGGGCTCGTCAGCAGCCTAAGCGCTTACATACTGACAGTCGACAGCTACGTCAGCTACAGCATAAACAACTACCCCGTTTTCCCCTCCGGCTATAACCAATACATGGAGAAGGCCATTAACGCCACCAACATGCTCTCGCAGGCGCTGAAGCTGACATCAATTGCTGAGAACGAGAGCGGCCTGGGCATGTTCCACGAGGCTAACGAGACCCTGATGAAAGCCAGCAGGTACCTCTGGCAGGCGGTCCCCGTGGTGGTGAACCTAACGAATGAGNNNNNNNNNNNNNNNNNNNNACGCCATAGGCCTCGCCGGGGCCTCGGCGAAGGCCGCTTACTCCATTTACAGCTACTCAAAGGCCCTGAACGGCACGCCGAGCCTGCTGGGCTGAACGTCACGCTCGCCTCAGCAGCTCAGGACGCCGCCGCCATAGCTGAGGCTTTCGTCGCTGTCCCAGGGCAGTTCACGAGCTCACAGGCCTCGGTTAGGCAGCTTGGGTCGTGGGCCTCAGAAGTCATGGAGTACTGGGGCAACGTAAGCAGGGCCCTCCAGCTCGACTCGCTCTCGGCCATGGAGGCTGGGGAGGGCAACTTCACGGCGGCCATGAGCTACGCTAAGAAGGCGGAGTCATACGTCGCCGGCGTCAAGGCCTCTGGCCCCCAGCCGGTGCTCGTGGTGACCTCACTTGCGTCACCCGTCTATAACCTGAGCGCTGCCCTTGCCTCAGCCGCTGGGAGCCTTGAGGCCCTCCAGGCCGAGGTCAGGGGAACCCTGGGGGAGAAGGAGGCAGCAGTCCTTGAGGTCCTCCTCAAGCTCCAGGCATCGATTACGTACCTGAAGGAGGCGGCCCTGGACCTCCTGCAGGGCTACCAGGGGCTCAGCTACGCCGAGAAGGCGCTTAACCTCTCCGAGGCGGCGGCCGCCCTTGCGAGCGAGTACAACCTAACTGACTTCGAGGCGCCAGCCGAGCTCATGGTGTCAACGGCTGCTGCCCTCGTTAACGCCTTCGTCAAGGTAAACGCGACGAGGGTCATAACCGCATGGGTCGTGGCCTGCGCCGAGCTGAACTCAACGTCATACCTGGCGATCCTGAACGTCAGCGGCCAGTACTACCTGGCCCTCTCGCCCTCACCCCTCTCGGGCGAGGTGAGCATTGAGGTAACTGGCAGGCTGGGCGTGATCATCATCGTGACCCCTAAGGTCACTCAGGCGTAATTATAGTCAGCTTAGGGCAAAAAAAGGACATCTGACGTCCTCAGCGAGCCCGTGGTAAAGGGCTCTGTTACGGAGCTTAGCCCAGCTGACGGCCCAGGGCGGCCATCGGGTCCCCACGCTAGACCACGAAGCCTCTTCGCTAATGGGAACGGAGGGCGTTACAGACCGCCCTGGGCCCTTTGGAGCCCCTTTACCTCAAGGCCCACGATGACCTTTGACGCTGTCCTCGGCACGGCCGACCTCCAGTCCTCGCCCATGGCTAGGAGGGAGAGGACCGCGACGACCTTCGCCCCTCCTAGGAAGGTGAGCTCGGAGAGGGCCCTCAGCGTCCTCCCGGAGCGGAGGAGGTCATCTACTATGAGGACCCTGTCCCCCCTGCTCAGCGCGAAGGACGGCAGGTAGAGGTGTGCGTACCTCGGCGGGTCCGGGGCGAAGTACCTGACCTCGATGTAGCTCTCGGCGCTGGCGTCCTGGTCTTGCCTTGCCACGCACAGGCCAGCCCCGAGGGCGTGGGCCACCAGGGTCCCCAGGGGCACGCCGTTAACGGCTGCCGTGAGGACCTTGTCAACCCCTACGTCCTCAAGCTCCGCGTACGCCCTGGCGGCCGCGAGGCCCAGCACGGCCATGTCGTGGGCGACGGCGGCTATGTTGACGACCCCCCTCTCGTCGATGGTAAGCTTCCTCTGCAGGGCCAGGCCCAGCGCGTTGGCCCTCGCCAGGGCCCTCAGGATCTCGAGGGACCGCTCAGGGCTGGGCAGGACGGAGCCGTTCACGTAGCGGCTCAGGTCTACCTGCGTGACCCTCAGCCCCTCCCTTTCCAGGAGCTCGATTACCTCCCTCCCGCCCATGAACCTCCTCAGCCCCCTGAGGGCCTCGACGGCCAGGAGCTGCAGCCTCGCGCTCCCAAGCTTCCTCATTTTCACATTCATGTTAAGTCCCAAGGTTGATAGGGCGGAGACTTTATAAGTGTTTTAGCGTAAGCATTGCATGAGGAGACATGGCGGGCAAGGCACAGCCTGGGGAGGTCCCCAGGAGGAGGGTTACGTGGATGCACATTGTGACCTTCGCCTTCGCCACCGCCATAGCCTACGTGCTGGGGGTCGTCTCCAGCCTGATATTCCCAGTGCTGGGCGCCCCGGGCGTCTCAGGCCTCTACGTGGCCGCGGCCATCTACGTGCCCCTGGGCGTCTGGATGGGCATGTGGGGCGCCCTGGCGGGCTACATAAGCTGCTTCTTCCTGGGCCTCTACCCCAGCGGCTACTCGCCCCTCCAGTCGTTCGTCTGGTCCTGGGCCGACTTCATAGAGGCCCTGGTGCCCCTGCTCATATTCAAGGCCTTCAGGGCAGAGCCAGACTTCACCGTCAGGAGGCCCCGCGCCGCCAGGCTGATGGTCCTCCTCATAACCGTGGGGAGCGTCCTCCTGCTGATAGGCATAGTCGTCCAGGTGCTCTGGGGAAGGTACGGCGCGCCCTTCACAACTTTCTACGCGGCCTCGGTGTACACGGGAACGGCGCTGGCGCTGGCGGGCGTAGTCTCCGGGCTCCTCGCGGGGAGGCCCAGGCCGTGGCTGGCGCTCGTGCTGAGCGTGCTCATCGCCAGCCCGCTCAGCGGCCTCTGGGGCTCCTGGACGCTGACACGCTTCAACTTCCCGCCGCCGCTCCCCGCCGGGGCCTTCTGGCCCGTGTTCGTGGGCTGGGTCATAGGGGACCTCATAGTGCTCTACGTGTTCTCAACGGCCCTCTTCGTAGCCCTTACGCCGGTGTTCAGGAGGACCGGGCTGCTGGTCAGGGGCTGGTGGGCCTGAGGCATGCCAACGATACTGGGCGAGCTGGTGGGGGCAGAGGCAAGGTCCAGGGGCTACATGAACCTGCACGTGCTTTCTAAGGTCTTTCTCCCCCTCTTCATCTCCCTCTCCCTCCCGTTCGCCAGGCAGCCCCTGCAGGCCCTGGCCGCGGCCCTGGTGTCGGTGGCGGCCTGCGTCGCGGCCGGCGTGCCCCTGTCCGCCATGAAGAGGTACCTGGCCGTCATAATCAGCCTCGTCGCGTTCATAGTTCTGGCCTTCTCCCTGTTCGCCCAGGTCCCCGGCAGGGTCCTCTACGAGGTCACGCTGGTCAGCATACACGCCCAGAGGGGGGTCGTGGAGTGGAAGCTGGTCATAACTGACACGGGGCTCTGGTACTCGGCTGCCTTCATACTTAGGGTGTTCGCAATGGTCCTCTCGGCCGTACTTCTCCTTGCCAGCGTCACGGACAGGGACCTGGTGTGGGGCCTCCTCTCGCTCAGGGCCCCCTTCGGCGCCAGCGTGGCGGCCTCCCTCTTCTTCAGGGGCATCCACTTCTTCGTCTCGGACTTCTACACTGTGAGGGAGGCTATGATGGCGAGGGGCGTCGACTTCGAGAGGTCATCGCTCGCCAGGCGGTTCAGGCTCTACTCCAACGCCCTGATCCCCCTCCTCTCGCTCATGGTCACCCGCAGCTACGAGGTATCGCTTGCCCTGGAGTCAAGGGGGATAGCGCCGGGGAGCAGGTCAGCCTCGGGCTACCACGTGTACAGGCTGAGGCCGGCCGACTACGCTGTCCTGGCCGTTGGGGCCTCAGTCCTCGCGGCGTTCATAGCGTGGGGGTGGCTGGCTTGAACGTCGCCGTTGTCGAGGACCTCTGGTGGAGGTACGAGGGGAGGGAGGACTACGCCCTCAGGGGGCTCAGCCTTGAGGTCAGGAGGGGCGAGGTGCTTGCGGTCATGGGCCACTCCGGGGCAGGGAAGACCACGCTCGCCCTCGCGATGACGGGCATCATACCCCAGAGGGTGCCGGGCGAGATCAGGGGACATGTTGAGGTCCTCGGGCTCAGCACGCTGAGGGCGGACGTGGCAGAGATAGCGAGGAGGGCCTCCATAGTCTTCGAGGACCCAGAGGTACAGTTCGTCATGAGCACGGTAGAGGACGAGATAGCCCTGGCCCTTGAGCCCCTCCGCCTCAGCAGGGACGAGATGAGGAGGAGGGTGCTGTGGAGCCTTGAGCTGGTGGGCCTTGACAGGGGCTTCCTCAACAGGTCGCCCCTCCAGCTCTCGGGCGGGGAGAAGCAGAGGGTAGCCATAGCGGCTGCAGTCGCGAGGGAGCCAGAGCTCCTAATACTTGACGAGCCAACCTCTGACCTCGACCCCGTCGGCAAGGAGGAGGTGGTGGCCGCCCTGAGGAGGCTCAGGAGGGAGCTCGACATGACTGTCGTCCTGATTGAGCACGAGCCCGAGTACGTGGCCGAGTTCGCTGACAGGGTGGTCGTCCTGAGGGAGGGGAGGGTAGCCATGGAGGGAGGGCCGGGCGAGGTGTTCTCAAGGGTTGACGAGCTGAGGTCCCACGGCGTCAGCCCCCCTGAGGTCTCTGAGCTCGCCGCGAGGCTCGGGCTCGGCCCCGTCTACCGGCTTGAGCAGGCCGTGGAAAGGCTCAGGGGCTCCGTGAGGGCCCTCAGGGCCTTCAGCCCGGGGGACGGAGGGGGCGCAGCGGCTGGCGAGACCATAGTTGAGTGCAGGGAGGTCCGCTACGATTACCCCGGCGGCGTCCAGGCCCTCAGGGGGGCATCGCTTGAGGTGAGGGGCGGCGAGCTGATGGCCCTGGTGGGCCCCAACGGGAGCGGCAAGACGACGCTGGCCAAGGTGATGGCTGGCCTCCTGAGGCCCTCAGCCGGGGAGGTCAGGGTCATGGGGAGGAGAATTGAGGAGTACGACAGGCTAACCCTCTCCTCAACAGTGGCCTACGTCTACCAGAACCCCGACCACCAGATATTCAACAAGACGGTATACGAGGAGGTGGCCTTCGGCCTCAGGCTCAGGGGCCTCCCGGAGGGCGAGGTGAGGGCCAGGGCGCTGAGGGCCCTTGAGCTGTTCGGCCTGAGGGGGCTTGAGGGCGAGCACCCGTTCTTCCTGAGCAAGGGGGAGAAGAGGAGGCTGGCGCTGGCCTCGGTCTACGTGCTCAACCCGAGGGCGCTCATAGTTGATGAGCCCACGACAGGCCAGGACGCCAGGTTCAGCGAGTCCCTCTTCGCCATGCTTAGGGGGCTGGCCCGCGAGGGCAGGGCCGTTGTGGTCGTGACCCACTCGATACCGCTGGCGGCCCGCTACGCCGACAGGTTCGTGGTCATGAAGGGGGGCAGGGTTATAGCCAGCGGCCCGCCGAGGAGGGTCCTGACGTCGCCGGCTGCTGACGAGGGCAGGCTCACGAGGCCCCAGGCGCTCAGGCTCGCCATGGCCCTGGGCATCGACTCGGGCCAGGCGCCCCTCAGCGTCGAGGAGCTCCTCAGGGCCCTCGGGGTGGGCAGCGGGCCTGCGGCCCCCGGCGAACAGGCCTAGGCGGGGCCACGCCTTCTCTTAAGTTAGCAAGGCGAAGGGCCTCACAGCCTGTCCTCTTTCTGCAAATTTGCAGAAAGGCTTAAAGGCCCCGTCGACCCCGCCAGGCCTGGGGCTGGGCTTGGGGGTCCAGGAGGGGGCCGAGGGCAGGGGGCAGGGCCTCGGCGTCTGCCCCAGGTGCGGCAGGCCGATCGACTACGTTGAGAGGCACAGGAGGGGCGACAGGGCCTACATCTACGCCGTCCACTACGAGGGCTACGTCAACGGCAGGCCGAGGCTAGTGAGGCACTACCTGGGCCCAGAGGGCGGCTACAGGTACGTCACGGCGACTCACGCGGACCTGGGCCTTGAGCTCAGGGGCCTCAACGACCCCGACAGGGCGGAGGAGTACGTCAGGGCCCTCGCCGCAGCCCTTGGGCGGGCGGTCGCTGAGGGGAGGCTTAGCGCTGCCCAGGCCAGGGCCATTGCGAAAGCGATAAGGGATCTCTCGCGGCTGGCGGAGAGGCTGGAGGAGTACGCGGGGCAGGGAGCCTAGGCGGTCCGCCAGACCCGTCGGTGCCCGCTGTGCGCACCTAAGGAGAGGTCAAGCCTTGGCGCCAGCCGCAGGCCTTCTTTCCGCAAATTTGCGGAAAGGCTGGCCAGCCTCAACGCGGCCTCGGGCTTGTGGGCAGCGGCCAGGCCTAGTCCCAGGCGGGCTATGAAGAGACCTCAAGGGCTAAGGGCGCCCTGGCCCTCGCTCAGGCCAACGCGCTGGGCGTATCACGTCAGCTGGCCGCTCGGGCCGGGGTCCCGTCAAGACCCACTTCACGGCCTAAGCTCAAAAGCCCTGACCAAAGCGTTAGCGATGCAGGGGGCATGCCGGTCAGGTCGCCCTACAGGCTCGACGTTGAGCTCGGCCTCCTGTACTACACAGTTGACGAGGCCTGGGCCCCCCTCAGCGCGAGGGTCCCGAGGCCGGAGGGCTTCATAGTGATTGAGGAGGTTGACGGGAGGCCGTGCACGGAGTTCAGGGGAGGGGAGGAGGGGGACAGGGCGGTCTACCTGATGGTCAAGAAAGGGGTTGACCACCTGACCGCATCGCTTGAGGCCTCGAGGGCCCTTGGCAGGAGGCTCCACTTCCTGGGCGTTAAGGACGCCAACGCTATTACCTACCAGCTGGCCTACGTCACGGGCCCCCCTCCCAGGGCCGAGGTCAGGGGGAGAGGGTTCGAGCTGAGGCTGCTGGGGATGCACAGGGGGAGGCTGAGGCACACGGGGAACAGGTTCGAGGTCCTCCTCGAAGGGGCTGACGAGGGGGAGCTGAGGAGGAGGGCCTCGAGGCTCTCCTCCTTAGGTAAGGTGCTGAACTACTTCGGCTACCAGAGGTTCGGGGCCAGGAGGCCCAACAATCACCTGGTAGGCAAGGCCATAGTTAAGGGGGACCTGAGGGGGGCCGTTGACCTGATCATAGGGAGGCCTTACCCGGGGGAGCCTGAGGTCGCCAGGGCGTTCAGGTCCCTCTACGACTCAGGCGACCCGGAGGGGGCCCTGAGGGCCATTCCTAGGAGGGGGTATGAGCTTGAGAGGAGGGTGCTCTCAGAGTACCTGAGGACGGGCGACCCCGCCAGGGCCCTCAGGGCATCACCCCTGCCGCCCTCCTTCTTCGTCGAGGCGTACCAGTCATACCTGTTCAACCTGTGCCTCTCAAGGGCCCTCGAGGGGGGCGAGGTATTACCCAGGCTGAGGGTACCGGCCAGGGCCTCGGAGGCCGAAGGGGTCTGTAAGGAGGTCATGAGGGATGAGGGCGTTGAGGCCCTGTCGGGCCCCCTGGCCAGGGCCAGGCCAATGGTGAGGGCCTCGTGGGCGGAGTTGAGGGGCCCTGAGGTCAGGGGAGGGGGCTGGGTTACCTTCTCGCTGCCAAGGGGCTCCTACGCCACGGTGGTGCTCAGGGAGCTGCTGAGGCAGGACCCGTTTGCCCTTACGCTTTCACCTCAGTCATCTGTTCATCATGATCGAGCGTAGGGGCTTCCGCCTCGCCCACAGGGCCCTTGGGACTCCTGTGGGTGTCATGGGTGGCCGTCGGGCCCAACGGCACGGGGCCCCCATCTAGGGTCGCTCCCCTCATCGCTATCATCTCCCTCGCCCTTGGGGCAGCGCCCCCATCAGGCGAGGGGTCATCCATGAGACCTGTCACAAGTATTACCATAAAAGGTTTTCATTAATGTGGAAAACGATCGAGCCCTTCACCTTCACCTAGCGCATAACCCCCCTTCCCACCCGTGGGAACCTATGCGGCTCAGGGGGCGGGGCTACTCCTTAAATACTTGAAGTATAACTACATCACCCCGAGCCAAGGTGAATGGCTTGAGATCGTATAAGGCGGTGGTGGCGGCTGTAGTCCTGGCCCTGGTCCTGTTGGCGCCGATCCTTGGGCAGATGGCGAAGGCCGCCGCCTACCCGCAGCCCGGAACCGGCATTGTGTACACAAAGCTTGTAAGCGTAGGCGGCGCTGTGACCTTTGACTTCAACCTCACGCCTGCCTACCAGGGAGCCGCGGCCCGCATATACCTCTCGGCCAACGGCCTGCCTAGCGTCTACTACGGTGACGTCCCGATAACCCCAGCATTCTCGACGACAAACGTGACGGCCGTGGTCGGCAGCTGGCCCATAACCGCCACGGCCGTCGCTAACTTCATGAGCGCCCTGAGCACCTATGGCCCGAAAGAGGACGGCCTCTCAAACGGCGCCACCCAGGAGACGACAGTGCTTCACAACCTGACGACGCAGGGCTGGGCCCTCGTGTACCTCAAGTACTCGACCTCGGCCCCCGTTGAGTACGGCGGCTCGGCCCCAGCCATAGCCGCTGGGCCCTTCAACCTGACCATAAGGCCAACCATGAAGGTCACGATAAAGCCCCTGAACAACCTGAGCTATGCTTCGCTCTGCCTGCCGACGTCAAGCGAGGCGTTCCTCAACATAACGGGCACTAACGCCTACACCTCAGGCATAATAAAGGCCTTCGTAAGTGGTATTACCAGCTACAACTTCCAGCTCCTGGGCTCTTACGCTAACTCGACGGTAACAACGGAGCCCGTCGTCATAGCGGCCGGTACATTAACATCGGTTGTTTCAAACAT
Coding sequences within:
- a CDS encoding Adenine/guanine phosphoribosyltransferase (PRPP-binding); amino-acid sequence: MGLNMNVKMRKLGSARLQLLAVEALRGLRRFMGGREVIELLEREGLRVTQVDLSRYVNGSVLPSPERSLEILRALARANALGLALQRKLTIDERGVVNIAAVAHDMAVLGLAAARAYAELEDVGVDKVLTAAVNGVPLGTLVAHALGAGLCVARQDQDASAESYIEVRYFAPDPPRYAHLYLPSFALSRGDRVLIVDDLLRSGRTLRALSELTFLGGAKVVAVLSLLAMGEDWRSAVPRTASKVIVGLEVKGLQRAQGGL
- a CDS encoding ABC-type cobalt transport system, permease component CbiQ; this translates as MPTILGELVGAEARSRGYMNLHVLSKVFLPLFISLSLPFARQPLQALAAALVSVAACVAAGVPLSAMKRYLAVIISLVAFIVLAFSLFAQVPGRVLYEVTLVSIHAQRGVVEWKLVITDTGLWYSAAFILRVFAMVLSAVLLLASVTDRDLVWGLLSLRAPFGASVAASLFFRGIHFFVSDFYTVREAMMARGVDFERSSLARRFRLYSNALIPLLSLMVTRSYEVSLALESRGIAPGSRSASGYHVYRLRPADYAVLAVGASVLAAFIAWGWLA
- a CDS encoding cobalt transport protein ATP-binding subunit; translation: MGVAGLNVAVVEDLWWRYEGREDYALRGLSLEVRRGEVLAVMGHSGAGKTTLALAMTGIIPQRVPGEIRGHVEVLGLSTLRADVAEIARRASIVFEDPEVQFVMSTVEDEIALALEPLRLSRDEMRRRVLWSLELVGLDRGFLNRSPLQLSGGEKQRVAIAAAVAREPELLILDEPTSDLDPVGKEEVVAALRRLRRELDMTVVLIEHEPEYVAEFADRVVVLREGRVAMEGGPGEVFSRVDELRSHGVSPPEVSELAARLGLGPVYRLEQAVERLRGSVRALRAFSPGDGGGAAAGETIVECREVRYDYPGGVQALRGASLEVRGGELMALVGPNGSGKTTLAKVMAGLLRPSAGEVRVMGRRIEEYDRLTLSSTVAYVYQNPDHQIFNKTVYEEVAFGLRLRGLPEGEVRARALRALELFGLRGLEGEHPFFLSKGEKRRLALASVYVLNPRALIVDEPTTGQDARFSESLFAMLRGLAREGRAVVVVTHSIPLAARYADRFVVMKGGRVIASGPPRRVLTSPAADEGRLTRPQALRLAMALGIDSGQAPLSVEELLRALGVGSGPAAPGEQA